A segment of the Commensalibacter oyaizuii genome:
TCTTGCTGGATTGAAAGAAATATTGATGAGTTTAGATCAAAATCAAATCGACGTTTACAAAGAAAAAGTGGGTGAGGTCGGGGCATCTTTGGTAACTTCTGGAATGAAGGTTGGATTGGGCAGCGGTAGTACTTCGGCTTGTGTAGTTCGTGCCTTGGGAAGACGGTGGCAAGAAGAAGGATTACGATTTATAGGTGTACCAACATCTGAAGAAACCGCCCGTCTAGCACAATCTTTTGGAATAGAATTGAGTACGCTTGGCAAATGCCCAGAGCTAGATCTGGATATTGATGGGGCGGATGAAGTTACGCGCCAAGGTTTTCATTTAATTAAGGGGTTAGGCGGGGCGTTATTACGTGAAAAAATTGTACGTTATGCTGCTAAACGGTTTGTGGTCGTCGTTGATGAACGCAAAATGGTTGATAACCTTGGGGATCATACCCCAGTCCCCGTAGAGGTATCAACATTTGGATGGGAAGCAACCGCCAAGCATTTGGAAAAAATCGGTGCTGAAATCAGTATCCGCTACAAAAAGGTTAGTGTTCGTTTTAAAGAGGATTGTGAAGATTTCTTTATTACAGACGGTGGGAATATGATTTTGGATTGTAATTTTGGTCTGGTCAATGATCCTGTAAAATTAGGTCAGTCAATTAATGATATTGTTGGGGTTATGGAAAACGGTTTATTTATTGATTGTACGGATGAAGTTCTTATTGCAGGTCAAAATGGTATTCAACATTTAAGAAAATAAAGGTTATTAAAATGGTTTTCCCAGTAAAGAACAATGCGACTATTCAACCTTGTTTATTGGTGGTTATGGGGGTTTCTGGATGTGGGAAAACGACAATGGCCACAGCATTAAAGCAAAAATTGGGGTGGCCATTCCAAGAGGGGGATGCATTACATCCCTCAGAGAATATTAAAAAAATGTCTAAGGGTATTCCTTTAACGGATGAAGATCGTTACCCGTGGTTAGCGAAATGCCATGCATGGCTGCAAAATTGCGAGCAACATCATAACGGCTGTGGAATTTTGACATGCTCTGCCTTGAAAAAACAGTACAGAAAAATCTTAATAGATGATATTCAGTCTGCCTTATATTTTATATATCTAAAAACATCCAAAGAGATTTTACGTCAACGTTTGCAAGATCGCACAGGTCATTTCATGCCGTCCAGTCTGCTGACCAGTCAGTTGGATACCTTGGAACCCCCAGGTCGGGATGAACCTTGTATTACGGTTGAAATGAATCATTCCTTTGATGATGCAATGCATACAGTATGGCATGCATTACAACAGATGCCATTAAAAGCTGGCGGTTAGGGAAACATTGAAAGAACGTCCAATGCCAGGAACAGCCCTTACTGTGTTGGTAGCAATCAAATCCCCCAAGGACATGCCTCCAAGGGGTAAATAATATTTTTTGTTCATAACATTATCAATACCAGCATCAACACGGAACATATTCCAGCTGTAACTGCCCCCTAGATTAAGCAAAATATATCCAGGGGTCTTGGGCTCACGACGCAAAGGATCAATTAAGCTCTTTGTATTAACGAAATTGACCTCTACCCGTCCTGTCCATGGTCCAACGGTTTCATTGAGGCTTAAAGTCCCATTAACAGGCATCATGTGGTATAAATTATTATGGTTGGTTAGGTCAGTCCCTTTGACCCAGTTCAAATTACCTTGGATCAATCCTTTGCCATAGTTTTTATTGTCCCATAATTTATACGAACCAGAAGAATTAACTCCATAAATCTGTGCATTGTGATTAGCA
Coding sequences within it:
- the rpiA gene encoding ribose-5-phosphate isomerase RpiA — encoded protein: MSLDQNQIDVYKEKVGEVGASLVTSGMKVGLGSGSTSACVVRALGRRWQEEGLRFIGVPTSEETARLAQSFGIELSTLGKCPELDLDIDGADEVTRQGFHLIKGLGGALLREKIVRYAAKRFVVVVDERKMVDNLGDHTPVPVEVSTFGWEATAKHLEKIGAEISIRYKKVSVRFKEDCEDFFITDGGNMILDCNFGLVNDPVKLGQSINDIVGVMENGLFIDCTDEVLIAGQNGIQHLRK
- a CDS encoding gluconokinase translates to MVFPVKNNATIQPCLLVVMGVSGCGKTTMATALKQKLGWPFQEGDALHPSENIKKMSKGIPLTDEDRYPWLAKCHAWLQNCEQHHNGCGILTCSALKKQYRKILIDDIQSALYFIYLKTSKEILRQRLQDRTGHFMPSSLLTSQLDTLEPPGRDEPCITVEMNHSFDDAMHTVWHALQQMPLKAGG